Proteins from a genomic interval of Rubinisphaera italica:
- a CDS encoding trypsin-like peptidase domain-containing protein, producing MCVRKLFTFVLFLITHGLTPVVAWSEIPEDSPRRTETVKLIQQIEPAVVAIFSQSSEGGSSGSGSIIHPHGYVLTCDHVVRDRPGVVLVGGKQIRRYRIVARLPEKDLSIIQYARQENAPFISIGQSLDIMTGEPILVGGNPGGRGIVFTSGIVSSRSVVANMPNALAQAQLGGEYRDKFIQFDAASNRGNSGGPLFNALGEQIGVVSGKNFDEENINYAVPVETLRSHLKAMIAAEIRSDIYTGIECDYSHEAADVISVAPESPAGKAGLLPGDVITSLNEFPVDDSLHWLLSLMYRSPGEIIELTYLRDKAMHSMKFKLDSYPLIEPVEIDQELLEHGGTVKIYEGQFEVLPELEKMKPVRTVLFEDWKSPEEIAGLEHYFAMRIEGYLSVQDSDAIQFILGSDDGSRLRIDGQNVIDNPGHHPYQQESNWVRLEKGLHKIRIDYFESTGDSSLKLQWKVAGKDPEIVPAKLIFRKKMVEQDLNKDSGNKSE from the coding sequence ATGTGTGTTCGGAAACTTTTCACATTCGTTTTATTTCTCATTACGCATGGCTTGACTCCAGTCGTCGCCTGGTCGGAAATTCCCGAGGACTCTCCGCGTCGCACTGAAACGGTGAAATTGATTCAACAAATTGAACCAGCGGTGGTCGCGATTTTCAGTCAATCGTCGGAAGGAGGTTCGAGTGGAAGTGGATCGATTATTCATCCGCACGGCTATGTGTTGACTTGTGATCATGTTGTGAGAGATCGTCCGGGGGTCGTCCTTGTCGGTGGCAAGCAAATCCGCCGTTATCGAATTGTGGCTCGATTGCCCGAAAAGGATCTGTCGATCATTCAATATGCCCGACAGGAAAATGCCCCGTTCATCTCAATCGGGCAGAGTCTGGATATCATGACTGGTGAGCCAATTCTTGTGGGAGGGAATCCTGGTGGCCGTGGCATCGTTTTTACATCGGGCATCGTCAGTTCAAGATCAGTCGTCGCAAACATGCCGAATGCATTGGCTCAGGCTCAACTGGGCGGAGAGTATCGGGACAAATTCATCCAGTTCGATGCGGCTTCTAATCGAGGAAATTCTGGAGGGCCGCTGTTCAATGCCCTGGGCGAGCAAATTGGAGTGGTTTCTGGAAAGAATTTCGACGAAGAAAACATCAATTACGCGGTCCCCGTTGAAACTTTGCGAAGTCATTTGAAAGCAATGATCGCTGCAGAAATACGCTCCGATATCTACACCGGAATCGAATGCGATTATTCACATGAAGCAGCCGATGTGATTTCTGTGGCTCCAGAAAGTCCTGCCGGTAAAGCGGGATTACTGCCCGGGGATGTGATCACGAGTTTGAATGAATTCCCTGTAGATGATTCCCTCCATTGGCTGCTGTCACTGATGTATCGTAGCCCAGGAGAGATTATCGAATTGACCTATTTGCGAGATAAGGCAATGCATTCCATGAAATTCAAACTGGATTCTTATCCGCTCATTGAGCCTGTTGAGATTGACCAGGAATTATTGGAGCATGGGGGGACAGTCAAAATCTATGAGGGCCAATTTGAAGTACTGCCTGAGTTGGAAAAAATGAAGCCGGTTCGAACAGTCTTATTCGAGGACTGGAAATCTCCAGAAGAAATTGCAGGACTTGAACATTATTTCGCCATGAGGATTGAAGGATATCTGTCTGTTCAAGATTCTGATGCGATTCAGTTCATTCTCGGTTCTGACGATGGCAGTCGATTAAGGATTGATGGCCAGAACGTGATAGACAATCCCGGTCATCATCCTTATCAGCAAGAAAGTAACTGGGTGAGACTGGAGAAGGGTTTGCATAAAATCCGAATCGATTACTTCGAATCGACTGGAGATTCTTCGCTCAAACTCCAGTGGAAAGTGGCTGGGAAAGATCCGGAAATCGTGCCTGCAAAATTAATATTTCGTAAGAAAATGGTCGAGCAAGACCTGAATAAAGACAGTGGAAACAAGAGTGAATAG
- a CDS encoding c-type cytochrome domain-containing protein, with the protein MQKKLRHFGLLAFSILVLIASPLRVTSADEQPIAPVAVDLGREVDFDQDVAPILKNNCLACHNSKIKEGSLNLESHVAMMQGGDSGTSIVPGKSDESYLFQVVSRQEESFMPPLPNKMNAKKLTGEEVWKLKRWIDLGAPAGNGLTNSTVVWSTMPQNLQPVYALSLFPNESRFAVGRGNRVQVISITNPLDVSNLIDPELPAAHRDYVNAIAVHPNGRLLATAGYRNVKIWQKDAFQILENAHINEPVAAFSHSPAGTKFAVIGQTGRLFLGSNEGHQISETKIPAAKAVAVNDAGNLLAIATETDVKILDPTNSESIVTLTVPSPVTQLAFHLQTLVTTHADGQLRTWSKAEADPTWQESGAAFKKSDAAVIEFKPVAENKFSALSADGNAVIWDLTNRTAVRGWAVSGDTTKLCFTEDLKTAATVDKNGVVRVWDANGKQTQEFLRPASTEKAVKDQERALAIAKAQSAYSLNLVKLAETDLKQREEAVQKAEKAIEPAKEEITKVTAPRDEAVTALEAANKKLAEKPEDAELKKQQEAAQKKRDEAVAKFDEKTELLKRAETTLQLEKAALERSKTQNEAKTKQSELAAELVKKIEGELKVSQEARDKSTLLAVNIAFEDAQLLRILTSTGTIETWNVSTKQPVDEFQVPEWQSSLGWIPISGDRYCEIRADGRIEKVSLSPQWTLQRRLGPANGELAIEKSEFVDRVTALDFSPEGSLLATGGGDPSRDGELKIWNWKEGTLVRTIPNAHSDSILTIKFSEDGQKLATGSADKFVKVFAVDTGEPLASFEGHTEHVLSVDWMADGLTIASASADKSVKIWDVQDGSQKRTITGFGKQVTGLEYIGVSDNLATCCGDKIVRLYQAGNGRNYRNLSGAQNYLNAFDVTEDESLVVAGGHTGVVRIWDGKSGKLLQTLEPN; encoded by the coding sequence ATGCAAAAAAAACTGCGACACTTCGGCCTTCTCGCTTTTTCAATCCTCGTGCTCATTGCCTCTCCGCTTAGAGTCACCTCTGCAGATGAGCAACCGATTGCTCCTGTTGCTGTGGACCTGGGACGGGAAGTTGATTTTGATCAGGATGTCGCTCCGATCCTCAAGAACAATTGCCTGGCATGCCATAACTCTAAAATTAAAGAAGGGTCATTGAATCTGGAATCTCACGTGGCGATGATGCAGGGAGGAGATAGCGGCACGTCGATTGTGCCTGGAAAGTCCGATGAAAGCTATCTATTCCAGGTGGTCAGTCGCCAGGAAGAGTCATTCATGCCGCCACTACCCAATAAAATGAATGCAAAGAAGCTCACTGGCGAAGAGGTCTGGAAGTTAAAACGCTGGATTGATCTGGGAGCTCCAGCTGGCAACGGGCTGACGAACAGCACGGTTGTGTGGTCGACGATGCCACAGAATCTGCAACCTGTGTACGCGCTCTCGCTCTTCCCCAATGAATCTCGCTTCGCCGTCGGACGAGGAAATCGCGTTCAGGTAATTTCTATCACAAACCCTCTGGATGTGTCGAACCTTATTGATCCAGAATTGCCTGCCGCTCATCGGGATTATGTGAATGCAATCGCGGTCCACCCCAATGGACGATTACTCGCCACTGCTGGATATCGTAATGTAAAAATCTGGCAAAAGGATGCCTTTCAGATTCTTGAAAATGCACATATCAACGAGCCAGTCGCAGCATTCAGTCATTCCCCTGCCGGGACAAAATTTGCAGTGATCGGGCAAACCGGACGATTGTTTCTCGGCAGCAATGAAGGCCACCAAATCTCTGAGACAAAAATCCCGGCAGCCAAAGCAGTGGCGGTCAACGATGCAGGCAATCTGCTTGCCATCGCGACCGAGACAGATGTTAAAATTCTAGACCCCACGAATTCAGAATCGATAGTCACGTTAACCGTCCCCTCACCCGTAACTCAGCTGGCATTTCATTTACAAACTCTTGTAACAACTCATGCTGATGGCCAACTGCGAACATGGTCCAAAGCAGAAGCTGATCCCACCTGGCAGGAAAGCGGGGCGGCATTCAAAAAGAGCGATGCAGCTGTGATCGAATTCAAACCTGTTGCAGAAAATAAATTTTCGGCGTTATCAGCAGACGGAAATGCGGTCATCTGGGATCTGACAAACCGCACCGCAGTGAGGGGATGGGCAGTTTCTGGGGATACGACAAAGCTGTGTTTCACAGAAGATTTGAAGACCGCTGCAACCGTCGATAAAAATGGAGTTGTACGGGTTTGGGATGCCAATGGTAAGCAGACTCAGGAATTCCTTCGACCAGCTTCGACTGAGAAGGCAGTGAAAGATCAGGAGCGGGCACTCGCGATTGCGAAAGCGCAATCTGCATACAGTCTGAATCTGGTGAAACTTGCCGAGACAGACCTGAAACAGCGGGAAGAAGCCGTTCAGAAAGCAGAGAAAGCAATTGAACCAGCCAAAGAAGAAATCACGAAAGTAACAGCTCCACGGGACGAAGCAGTCACAGCTCTTGAGGCTGCCAACAAGAAACTTGCGGAAAAACCTGAGGATGCTGAACTAAAAAAACAACAGGAGGCTGCTCAGAAGAAACGAGACGAAGCGGTTGCGAAATTCGACGAAAAAACGGAACTTCTGAAACGAGCAGAGACCACTCTACAGTTAGAAAAGGCGGCATTAGAGCGTTCTAAAACACAGAATGAGGCGAAAACCAAACAAAGCGAACTTGCAGCCGAACTGGTCAAGAAAATTGAAGGCGAACTCAAAGTCAGCCAGGAGGCCCGAGACAAATCGACACTCCTGGCTGTCAATATTGCCTTCGAGGACGCTCAGCTTTTACGCATTTTGACATCAACGGGTACCATTGAAACCTGGAATGTTTCCACAAAGCAACCTGTCGATGAATTCCAGGTCCCTGAATGGCAGAGCAGCCTCGGCTGGATACCAATCTCGGGTGATCGTTATTGTGAGATTCGTGCCGATGGCCGCATCGAAAAGGTGTCCTTATCGCCTCAATGGACATTGCAGAGACGTCTTGGCCCCGCCAATGGAGAGTTGGCCATTGAGAAGAGCGAATTTGTCGATCGCGTCACAGCACTCGACTTTTCACCAGAGGGTTCGTTACTCGCAACCGGAGGCGGAGATCCTTCCCGTGACGGGGAATTGAAAATCTGGAATTGGAAAGAAGGAACATTAGTCAGAACCATACCGAATGCCCATAGCGATAGCATTCTGACAATCAAATTTTCGGAAGATGGCCAGAAACTGGCGACTGGTTCAGCAGACAAGTTTGTCAAGGTTTTTGCTGTCGATACAGGAGAACCACTTGCTTCCTTTGAAGGACATACCGAACACGTGCTGAGCGTGGACTGGATGGCAGATGGATTGACAATTGCCAGTGCTTCTGCTGATAAGTCCGTCAAAATCTGGGACGTGCAGGATGGTTCTCAAAAGCGGACAATTACCGGTTTCGGAAAACAGGTCACCGGGTTGGAATACATCGGCGTGAGCGATAATCTGGCAACCTGCTGCGGAGATAAAATTGTCAGACTTTATCAGGCTGGCAATGGTCGAAATTATCGAAATCTTTCCGGGGCACAGAATTACCTGAATGCGTTCGATGTCACCGAGGATGAAAGCCTGGTGGTTGCAGGCGGCCATACAGGAGTTGTCCGGATCTGGGATGGCAAAAGCGGGAAATTATTGCAGACACTTGAGCCTAACTGA
- a CDS encoding DUF1549 and DUF1553 domain-containing protein, translated as MIKRTFAAFIAIRSTAATFLIYGLTAGLGLSHGLGLSPIEANEPAEQSLTIAELSIGPVLADDADGAVTLRGQDDRKQLFASGLMRDQRLIDYTRDVTWNVEPPNVARVTANGLIVPKENGSAVITIKTSLGVQATRPVIVTGMDDVHPINFKTQVVPIFSKLGCNGGGCHGKASGQNGFKLSLLGFYPEDDYEFLVYESRGRRLSPASPAESLLLTKGTGLVPHGGGSPLKPESEEYRLIYRWIEQGMPYWSESDPVLTGIQCLPEQRIMGQDVNQQISVIATYNDGHTEDVTRMALYEPNVAEMAEVTPEGLVTTAQLSGEVAIMARYQGQVSTFRATIPLGASTQPIPESGNLIDQAVFGKLQQLGIPASERSDDATFFRRVHLDVTGKLPSAEESRAFLADTNANKRSELIDRLLDSTEYADLFTNKWSLLLRNRKDRPEDLQGVHAFYQWIWNNIYENRPYDQMVRDIVTATGSMDENPPVAWYREVTDSEALVEDSTQLFLGVRIQCARCHHHPFEKWSQDDYYSMAAFYSRIGKKTPSGNENVKGRAKRIYHNIGNATAKNPRSGSDLKPCGLGGEPAELTPDQDPRTALADWMAEPDNPFFSATLVNRYWKHFFGRGIVDPEDDMRATNPPANPELLDALSKSFVESGFDLKALVRLICNSNTYQLSAMPNEYNLKDKQNFSRYYPKRLPAEVLYDALHQITGAKSRINGLPAGYAALQMRDVNNAPYFLKVFGQPQGETACECERSADASLAQSLHLLNSQDVQGKIADGKGRASLLAADKDRSHEEKISDLYLWAYSRQPKPEELQAAVGYVSREGVEVKTSYEDVIWALINSKEFMFNH; from the coding sequence ATGATCAAACGAACTTTCGCTGCCTTCATCGCTATCAGGTCAACTGCTGCGACATTCCTGATTTATGGCCTTACTGCTGGGCTCGGCCTCAGTCACGGCCTGGGACTCAGTCCTATAGAGGCGAACGAGCCTGCTGAGCAATCCCTCACCATTGCTGAACTCTCGATTGGCCCCGTCCTTGCAGATGATGCCGATGGGGCAGTTACCCTGCGTGGCCAGGATGATCGTAAGCAATTGTTCGCTTCAGGGTTGATGCGGGATCAGCGGCTAATTGATTACACCCGTGATGTCACGTGGAATGTTGAACCGCCCAATGTTGCTCGTGTCACCGCGAACGGTTTGATTGTTCCCAAAGAGAATGGTTCCGCAGTCATCACAATTAAAACGTCTCTGGGAGTTCAGGCAACTCGACCAGTCATCGTTACGGGAATGGATGACGTCCATCCCATCAATTTCAAAACTCAGGTTGTGCCCATCTTTTCAAAACTGGGATGCAATGGAGGAGGCTGTCATGGCAAAGCGAGTGGCCAGAATGGCTTCAAGCTTTCTCTCCTCGGGTTTTATCCAGAAGATGATTACGAATTTCTGGTTTATGAAAGTCGTGGCCGCAGATTATCCCCTGCTTCTCCTGCAGAAAGTCTGCTGCTCACCAAAGGGACCGGTCTTGTGCCTCATGGCGGTGGTAGTCCTCTCAAACCTGAAAGCGAAGAATACCGTTTAATCTATCGCTGGATTGAACAGGGTATGCCATACTGGAGTGAAAGCGATCCTGTTTTGACAGGCATCCAATGTCTTCCCGAACAGAGGATCATGGGGCAGGATGTCAATCAGCAGATCAGTGTGATTGCCACTTACAACGATGGACATACCGAAGATGTCACACGTATGGCATTGTATGAGCCGAATGTGGCGGAAATGGCCGAAGTGACTCCTGAAGGACTTGTGACAACCGCACAACTCAGTGGTGAAGTTGCCATTATGGCTCGTTATCAGGGACAGGTTTCTACATTCCGAGCAACAATTCCTTTGGGAGCCAGCACACAACCGATTCCAGAATCCGGCAACCTGATTGATCAGGCTGTTTTCGGGAAGTTACAGCAACTCGGTATCCCTGCTTCTGAACGCTCGGATGATGCGACTTTCTTTCGACGTGTCCACCTGGATGTCACAGGAAAATTACCCTCCGCAGAGGAATCACGTGCATTTCTAGCTGACACCAATGCAAACAAACGCAGCGAGTTAATCGATCGTTTACTCGACTCGACCGAATACGCTGACTTGTTCACAAATAAATGGAGTCTGCTGTTACGCAACCGCAAAGATCGCCCGGAAGACCTGCAGGGAGTCCATGCATTTTACCAGTGGATCTGGAATAACATTTACGAGAATAGACCTTACGATCAAATGGTACGTGACATTGTGACCGCGACCGGAAGTATGGACGAAAATCCCCCGGTCGCCTGGTATCGTGAAGTGACCGACTCCGAAGCCCTGGTCGAAGACAGCACCCAGCTATTTCTAGGTGTGCGAATCCAATGCGCCCGTTGTCATCACCATCCCTTTGAAAAATGGAGCCAGGACGATTACTACAGCATGGCTGCGTTCTATTCCCGCATCGGTAAAAAGACCCCCTCTGGCAATGAAAATGTAAAGGGGCGAGCAAAACGCATTTACCATAACATTGGCAACGCCACCGCCAAGAACCCTCGATCGGGATCCGATTTAAAGCCGTGTGGACTGGGTGGAGAACCAGCAGAGTTAACCCCCGATCAGGATCCTCGAACCGCACTGGCTGACTGGATGGCAGAACCGGACAATCCGTTTTTCTCTGCCACACTCGTGAATCGATATTGGAAACATTTCTTCGGTCGAGGAATTGTTGATCCTGAAGATGACATGCGGGCGACCAACCCTCCCGCCAATCCCGAATTGCTGGATGCTCTTTCCAAGAGTTTTGTGGAATCAGGCTTCGATCTCAAAGCGCTCGTGCGACTGATCTGCAATTCCAATACGTATCAACTCAGTGCGATGCCGAACGAGTATAACTTAAAAGACAAGCAGAACTTCTCCCGATATTACCCGAAGCGATTACCTGCCGAAGTGCTTTATGATGCCTTGCATCAAATCACAGGAGCGAAAAGCCGCATCAATGGTTTGCCTGCCGGATACGCAGCGTTGCAGATGCGGGATGTCAACAATGCGCCTTATTTCCTGAAGGTTTTCGGACAGCCTCAAGGAGAGACCGCCTGTGAATGCGAACGCTCTGCCGATGCCAGTTTGGCACAATCCCTGCACCTGTTAAACAGTCAGGATGTCCAAGGGAAAATTGCGGACGGAAAAGGCCGAGCCAGTCTACTGGCTGCTGACAAAGACCGCTCCCATGAAGAGAAAATCTCTGACCTTTACTTGTGGGCTTATTCCCGCCAACCAAAACCAGAAGAGTTGCAAGCCGCTGTCGGCTATGTTTCTCGTGAAGGTGTCGAAGTGAAAACTTCTTACGAAGATGTCATCTGGGCTCTGATCAACTCGAAAGAGTTCATGTTCAATCACTGA
- a CDS encoding phosphonate degradation HD-domain oxygenase, whose product MPTVDDVLLLFQSRGDSQYGGEAVTQQEHALQAATLAEAAGASAALITAALLHDVGHLLHDLPEESPDLGLDDHHEGSGYHYLNSIFPVEVTEPIRLHVAAKRYLCAVDPNYQSCLSEPSIVSLQLQGGAMSSEEVRAFDENPHREAAVRLRRWDDEAKVANMTTPPLSYFQSIVHSAAIPI is encoded by the coding sequence ATGCCAACTGTGGACGATGTTCTTTTGTTGTTTCAGTCTCGTGGGGATTCTCAATATGGTGGCGAAGCGGTGACTCAGCAAGAGCATGCATTGCAGGCCGCGACTCTCGCCGAGGCAGCGGGAGCCTCTGCCGCTCTTATCACAGCGGCCTTGCTCCACGATGTCGGTCATCTGTTGCATGATCTCCCAGAGGAATCTCCAGACCTGGGTCTCGATGATCATCACGAAGGTTCGGGGTATCACTATTTGAATTCGATTTTTCCTGTTGAGGTGACTGAACCGATCCGCTTGCATGTCGCAGCAAAGCGTTATCTCTGTGCAGTCGACCCGAACTACCAGTCATGCTTAAGTGAACCATCGATAGTGAGCCTGCAACTTCAGGGAGGAGCGATGAGTTCCGAAGAGGTTCGGGCATTCGACGAGAATCCTCATCGTGAAGCAGCGGTACGTCTTCGACGCTGGGACGACGAAGCAAAAGTCGCGAACATGACCACCCCTCCGCTGTCATACTTCCAGTCCATAGTTCATTCGGCAGCGATTCCTATTTGA
- a CDS encoding COG1470 family protein, which translates to MFFIPNPLACFCLTTLILSGFNQGSVLGQLPVTQLGSVFPPGGTIGSEFEVNVLDGTDLDELSGLVFSSPGIEQIDHPDPHSNPRKFRVKIAPNVPAGYHSVRAEGRFGVSNARMFRVEQIPVQALQESDWKNQEPVAIELNTAYYSRCEGGGDIDEFQVELPQNQQVQLRVNCLDLDSRMNPAVEVYSPNGHRIAFARRVGDQDPLLNFTASQAGPYKIRIYDFLFQNSNAHIYRLEVADWKIPSQIQPPVLSTETEAKFQGILTQDKPESVELQNLTIDSGHPLLSGFINPRELMVTRQVLRLSPQDQHSFLTSLPVIDTAIQLETEPNNEVAQSQLVQLPVDVTGQFEDANDVDRYVFDIKKGQAIWLQVFAERDGKILDPFVQLDHVSKDDKGNEIVKSIPVPDDLTANLIPNVFDTLTDDIDFTTVAPEDGQFRVSIRNRYAVTGKRKLSPYRLHISTPQPEFQVYAFTHPHVVGTTTIDTPSGCIMRRGGTTSLQVIVNRIQGFDQGVIVEAPHPPPGVQIPAILIPPGEQTGELILYSSEDAPAGFSELQLTAKPFDPSLKEQPDAELKSVRVLPVSIAWKAAANMPAVSRQGHSLVVTVLNETDSIQPALTQAQLFQHVCQSQLFWHPLQVKRLAGYADKVTLKADGLDKNAKITATTPVIPKEASESSIHFQFATDAKVGWHTCSIHGETQVNYVRNPELVARTQKQYDDANTTLEADKKVQTTIDQLVKKLDADLKANAAEKAKLQAEIKKQEETTVRLKKELTDLETQLAAATEEAAKTPLMDSIKQKQDEITKSESDKSNLMKQVQELDKTAQSNQQELTTQQKKLTDTQARVKTNQTKLDALKKTLDKVKSAQKPKALKQDELFDRLVFLVHKAPLSLAVKSGKDVAIKRGESQEIEVEIKREGEQKYPVDLTATIPPGVSGISWETVSLSPEENTAKLKLTASPEATVGSHSLSTVRVSTQQEGQTLHIDATVTIKVE; encoded by the coding sequence ATGTTTTTCATACCGAATCCCCTTGCCTGCTTTTGCCTGACCACACTGATCCTGTCAGGGTTCAATCAGGGCTCTGTTCTCGGCCAGTTACCGGTCACTCAACTGGGATCTGTATTCCCGCCCGGTGGAACAATTGGATCGGAATTTGAAGTCAATGTGCTTGATGGGACCGATCTGGATGAACTCTCCGGCCTCGTCTTCTCTTCCCCTGGAATCGAGCAGATCGATCACCCCGATCCGCATTCAAATCCCCGCAAATTTCGAGTAAAAATCGCTCCGAATGTCCCTGCAGGTTATCATTCCGTACGGGCAGAAGGACGTTTTGGCGTCAGCAATGCCCGTATGTTCCGTGTCGAACAGATACCCGTTCAAGCTCTTCAGGAAAGCGACTGGAAAAATCAGGAACCTGTCGCCATCGAATTAAACACTGCTTATTACAGTCGCTGTGAAGGTGGTGGAGATATCGATGAATTTCAAGTGGAGTTGCCGCAAAACCAACAGGTTCAACTTCGCGTGAACTGCCTCGATCTCGATTCTCGTATGAACCCGGCTGTGGAAGTTTATAGCCCCAATGGTCATCGCATTGCCTTCGCCCGCCGCGTAGGAGATCAGGATCCTTTACTGAATTTCACAGCGTCCCAGGCAGGTCCCTACAAAATTCGGATATATGATTTTCTGTTTCAAAATTCCAATGCCCATATCTATCGGCTTGAAGTCGCAGACTGGAAAATCCCCAGCCAAATTCAACCTCCAGTACTCTCAACTGAGACAGAGGCTAAGTTTCAGGGGATTCTTACTCAAGACAAGCCAGAGTCCGTCGAATTGCAAAACTTGACCATTGATTCCGGGCATCCGTTACTTTCAGGATTTATTAATCCACGCGAATTGATGGTCACCCGTCAGGTTTTAAGATTGTCACCACAGGACCAGCACAGCTTCCTGACTTCCCTGCCTGTTATCGACACAGCCATTCAGCTGGAAACGGAACCAAACAATGAGGTCGCACAATCTCAACTCGTACAGCTACCAGTCGATGTCACTGGTCAATTTGAGGATGCCAACGATGTCGATCGCTATGTCTTTGATATCAAAAAAGGCCAGGCAATCTGGTTGCAGGTTTTCGCAGAACGCGACGGCAAGATTCTCGATCCCTTTGTCCAGCTCGATCATGTATCTAAAGATGACAAGGGAAACGAAATCGTCAAATCAATCCCCGTACCGGATGATCTGACTGCAAATCTCATCCCCAATGTATTCGATACCCTCACAGACGACATCGACTTCACGACAGTCGCCCCGGAAGATGGACAATTTCGAGTCTCGATTCGCAATCGATATGCCGTCACTGGCAAAAGAAAACTTTCTCCCTATCGTCTGCACATATCCACTCCTCAACCAGAGTTTCAGGTTTATGCATTTACGCATCCTCATGTCGTGGGAACGACTACAATCGATACGCCGAGCGGTTGTATCATGCGACGTGGAGGAACGACCAGCTTACAGGTGATCGTCAATCGAATTCAGGGCTTTGATCAAGGTGTCATTGTTGAAGCCCCTCACCCACCACCGGGAGTCCAAATTCCCGCAATCCTGATACCGCCGGGCGAGCAAACTGGGGAGTTGATTTTGTACTCCTCTGAGGATGCCCCAGCAGGCTTTTCGGAATTGCAGCTCACTGCAAAACCTTTTGACCCCAGTCTCAAGGAGCAGCCAGATGCGGAATTAAAGTCTGTTCGTGTATTGCCAGTTTCGATTGCCTGGAAGGCAGCGGCCAACATGCCTGCGGTCTCCCGACAGGGGCACTCTCTGGTTGTTACCGTCCTCAATGAAACAGACTCCATTCAACCAGCGTTGACCCAAGCGCAATTATTCCAACATGTCTGTCAGTCCCAACTTTTCTGGCATCCCTTGCAGGTCAAACGACTGGCCGGATATGCAGATAAAGTGACTTTAAAAGCAGATGGACTGGACAAGAATGCCAAGATTACTGCGACAACTCCTGTAATCCCAAAAGAGGCTTCTGAAAGTTCAATCCACTTTCAGTTTGCCACCGATGCCAAGGTTGGCTGGCATACATGTTCAATTCACGGCGAAACTCAAGTCAATTATGTTCGCAATCCAGAATTAGTGGCTCGAACTCAAAAGCAGTATGATGATGCCAACACGACTTTGGAAGCTGACAAAAAAGTACAGACGACAATCGATCAACTGGTAAAAAAGCTCGATGCCGACTTGAAGGCAAATGCTGCAGAAAAAGCGAAACTGCAAGCTGAGATCAAAAAACAGGAAGAGACAACCGTTCGGCTGAAAAAAGAATTGACCGATTTAGAAACACAGCTGGCAGCCGCGACTGAAGAAGCCGCAAAAACACCGTTAATGGATTCCATCAAACAAAAGCAGGACGAAATTACTAAAAGCGAGAGTGACAAATCGAATCTGATGAAGCAGGTTCAGGAGCTGGACAAAACCGCTCAGAGCAATCAACAGGAGTTGACAACTCAACAAAAGAAACTGACGGACACACAAGCTCGCGTAAAAACAAATCAAACCAAACTTGATGCCCTCAAGAAAACTCTCGATAAAGTCAAAAGCGCTCAGAAACCCAAAGCACTCAAACAGGATGAACTTTTCGATCGTCTTGTCTTCCTGGTACACAAAGCTCCTCTTTCACTCGCAGTGAAATCTGGAAAAGATGTGGCTATTAAGCGGGGAGAAAGCCAGGAAATTGAAGTCGAAATCAAACGAGAAGGCGAGCAGAAATACCCTGTCGATTTAACCGCAACCATTCCTCCTGGAGTGAGCGGCATCAGTTGGGAAACGGTATCGCTATCTCCCGAAGAGAATACCGCGAAGCTCAAGTTGACTGCTTCCCCGGAAGCGACCGTAGGTTCCCATTCCCTTTCGACTGTCCGCGTTTCCACACAACAAGAGGGACAAACCCTGCATATCGACGCAACTGTGACAATTAAAGTCGAGTAA
- a CDS encoding tRNA-binding protein, with the protein METISWSDFERVELRVGTIISVEDFPEARKPAYKIEVDFGAEIGIKKSSAQITDLYSKDDLMNRQIVGVVNFPAKQIGPVRSECLITGFYNDNGAVVLAVPERALGNGTKLA; encoded by the coding sequence ATGGAGACGATCTCGTGGTCCGATTTTGAACGTGTCGAGCTGCGTGTTGGCACGATAATTTCAGTTGAAGATTTTCCCGAGGCGCGCAAACCGGCTTATAAAATCGAAGTCGACTTCGGAGCAGAGATCGGTATCAAAAAGTCGAGTGCACAGATTACGGACCTGTATTCCAAGGACGATTTAATGAATCGCCAGATTGTTGGCGTAGTCAATTTTCCGGCTAAGCAAATCGGCCCGGTCCGATCGGAATGCCTGATCACGGGATTTTATAATGACAATGGGGCAGTTGTGCTCGCTGTGCCGGAGCGGGCACTCGGAAACGGAACCAAACTTGCCTGA